One window from the genome of bacterium encodes:
- a CDS encoding NADP oxidoreductase, translated as MKKLKLATVWLDGCSGCHMSFLDSDERIVGLLELVDLVYSPLVDIKEFPSEVDITLVEGSVSTDEDVAKIRNVRARTRILVALGDCAVTGNVPAMRNVFGVEPTMHRAYHELVQIQPQTPAEMLPTLLDKVVPIHDTVSVDLHIPGCPPPADAIYYALTELVNGRKPDIKLMTRFGK; from the coding sequence ATGAAGAAGCTTAAGCTCGCCACCGTGTGGCTGGACGGCTGCTCAGGCTGCCACATGTCATTCCTGGACTCAGATGAGCGCATTGTCGGCCTGCTTGAACTCGTTGACTTGGTGTATAGTCCACTCGTCGACATAAAGGAGTTTCCGTCTGAAGTGGATATTACGCTCGTCGAAGGTTCAGTTAGCACTGACGAGGACGTTGCAAAGATCAGGAACGTTCGAGCACGCACCCGGATACTCGTCGCTCTCGGAGACTGCGCGGTAACGGGTAACGTACCCGCCATGCGCAATGTATTTGGCGTGGAACCTACGATGCACAGAGCCTATCATGAACTGGTTCAGATTCAGCCACAGACTCCTGCGGAAATGCTCCCGACTTTGCTGGATAAAGTCGTACCGATTCATGACACGGTTTCAGTGGATCTGCACATACCCGGTTGCCCGCCGCCCGCCGACGCCATTTACTACGCTCTGACCGAGTTGGTGAACGGACGCAAACCGGATATCAAGCTAATGACAAGATTCGGAAAGTAG
- the hoxU gene encoding bidirectional hydrogenase complex protein HoxU: MTSLQPVQIITLVINGKPVGASGDETILDVALQNNIFIPTLCFLEGLVPYGACRLCLVEVKGSTRLLPACMTKVAEGMEVTTDSEKLRNYRRWILELLFTERNHVCSVCIANGFCELQSLAEALGMDHVRLPYLHPKFTVDATHDRFVSDNNRCILCSRCVRVCGDIEGAHTLDIMGRGILSRIISDLDDPWGESPTCTRCSKCVQVCPTGAIKEKGRRSVAEKFKRRDVIAHLAEMREARNNEEA; the protein is encoded by the coding sequence ATGACTTCACTTCAACCTGTTCAGATCATTACGCTAGTCATTAATGGGAAGCCGGTCGGAGCGAGCGGCGATGAGACCATTCTGGATGTCGCACTGCAGAATAACATTTTCATACCCACTCTCTGCTTTCTCGAGGGTTTGGTCCCTTATGGTGCCTGCCGGCTCTGCTTAGTGGAAGTCAAGGGTAGTACTCGGTTACTGCCGGCATGCATGACCAAGGTTGCAGAAGGCATGGAAGTGACGACAGACAGCGAGAAACTGCGCAATTACCGTCGCTGGATTTTGGAGCTTCTGTTTACTGAGCGCAATCATGTCTGTTCAGTCTGTATTGCAAACGGCTTCTGCGAGCTGCAAAGCCTGGCAGAGGCGCTCGGAATGGACCACGTTCGTTTGCCCTATCTGCATCCCAAGTTCACCGTTGACGCGACCCACGACCGCTTCGTGTCCGATAATAACCGATGTATCCTGTGTAGCAGGTGTGTGAGAGTTTGCGGAGACATTGAAGGAGCCCATACGTTGGATATCATGGGGCGCGGAATACTGTCACGCATCATCAGCGATCTTGATGACCCGTGGGGTGAATCACCCACGTGCACCCGTTGCAGCAAATGTGTTCAGGTTTGTCCGACCGGGGCAATCAAAGAGAAAGGCCGCCGCAGCGTCGCTGAAAAGTTTAAAAGGCGGGATGTCATTGCACACTTGGCAGAAATGCGGGAGGCGCGCAACAATGAAGAAGCTTAA
- a CDS encoding NAD(P)H-dependent oxidoreductase subunit E encodes MVTLDDLSEIRERVQLEQAKRKHRIHVCVAAGCIAAGSRSLLQAFQSEIKARGLGEVCAVKGVGCIGPCFGSPAVAIEPEGIVYTSVTPADVAEILDHLDSEPVARLHMRSDLPFFSRQKKIVLENSGKIDPEEIDDYIAAKGYHSLFKALTAMSPSEVISEVVKSGLRGRGGAGYPTGLKWTTVAKTGVQQKYIICNADEGDPGAFMDRSVLESDPHRVLEGMAIAGFAVGANRGYIYIRAEYPLAYERLKKAIRQAEETTFLGQNIMGTTFNFHIELRLGAGAYVCGEETALIASIEGGRGTPRPRPPYPAESGLFGKSTLINNVETFANITSIIRHGGEWFAGIGTERSKGTKVFALAGDVRHVGLIEVPMGVTLREIIHDIGGGIEHDRNIKAVQTGGPTGGCIPEEKLDTPVDYESLAELGSIMGSGGMVVIDERASIVDIARYFMEFSVSESCGKCVPCRVGTTQMHNLLAKINNGEASRSDLELLESLCDVVKNTSLCGLGQSAPNPVLSTLRFFRGEYESHLIDHDTASGLEKGGIR; translated from the coding sequence ATGGTCACGCTTGATGATTTGTCTGAAATTCGAGAGAGAGTCCAGCTCGAACAGGCGAAGCGAAAACACCGCATTCACGTATGCGTGGCCGCAGGCTGCATCGCTGCGGGCAGTAGATCACTGCTTCAAGCCTTTCAATCTGAGATAAAGGCGCGTGGACTTGGCGAGGTCTGCGCCGTCAAGGGAGTTGGCTGTATAGGACCCTGTTTTGGCAGCCCGGCAGTCGCGATAGAACCTGAAGGTATCGTTTATACGTCCGTCACGCCCGCCGATGTGGCAGAAATTCTCGATCATTTAGATAGCGAGCCGGTAGCGAGGCTGCACATGAGATCAGATCTGCCATTCTTCAGCCGACAGAAGAAGATCGTACTGGAGAACAGCGGCAAAATCGATCCGGAAGAGATCGACGATTACATCGCAGCCAAAGGCTATCATTCCCTCTTTAAGGCACTGACGGCTATGAGTCCGTCGGAAGTCATCTCAGAGGTTGTGAAGAGCGGACTCCGCGGACGTGGAGGTGCGGGGTATCCGACTGGTCTGAAGTGGACAACTGTTGCAAAGACAGGTGTCCAACAAAAATATATCATTTGCAACGCTGATGAGGGCGACCCCGGAGCTTTCATGGACCGCAGCGTGCTTGAGAGTGATCCGCATCGCGTTCTCGAGGGAATGGCCATCGCCGGATTCGCAGTAGGAGCAAACCGAGGGTATATCTACATTCGGGCAGAGTACCCACTTGCCTATGAAAGACTCAAGAAAGCAATTAGACAAGCTGAAGAGACCACCTTCCTCGGTCAGAATATCATGGGCACAACCTTCAACTTCCACATTGAACTGCGGTTGGGAGCGGGTGCCTATGTTTGCGGGGAGGAAACGGCGCTGATAGCCTCTATTGAAGGCGGACGCGGGACTCCCCGGCCAAGACCACCCTACCCTGCCGAAAGCGGCTTGTTTGGGAAATCGACCCTCATCAACAACGTTGAAACATTCGCAAACATCACCTCCATCATACGGCACGGAGGAGAGTGGTTCGCCGGAATCGGAACGGAGCGGAGTAAAGGGACAAAAGTCTTTGCGCTCGCCGGAGATGTTCGGCACGTTGGCTTGATTGAAGTGCCTATGGGTGTAACCCTTCGCGAGATTATTCACGATATTGGCGGGGGTATTGAACACGACCGCAACATCAAAGCAGTTCAAACCGGTGGACCGACAGGCGGATGCATCCCAGAGGAAAAACTTGACACGCCTGTCGACTATGAATCCCTTGCCGAACTTGGCTCGATCATGGGGTCAGGTGGTATGGTCGTAATCGATGAGCGAGCCAGCATTGTGGATATCGCACGCTACTTCATGGAATTCTCAGTTTCAGAATCTTGCGGAAAGTGTGTGCCGTGTCGGGTAGGCACAACTCAGATGCACAATCTGCTCGCTAAAATTAATAATGGCGAAGCATCACGGTCTGATTTGGAATTGCTTGAATCACTTTGTGACGTTGTTAAAAATACGAGTCTATGCGGGCTTGGGCAGTCCGCTCCGAATCCGGTACTTAGTACGTTAAGGTTCTTCCGAGGCGAATATGAGTCGCACCTGATCGATCATGATACTGCATCAGGTCTTGAGAAAGGAGGCATAAGATGA
- a CDS encoding NAD(P)H-dependent oxidoreductase subunit E, producing the protein MNRKSKLPEPPTTDPRWRGVQIVMRKHGQSPHALIESLHAVQDAFGSLDRQSLAYVAQALGVPLSKAYGVATFYQFFTLKPPGKHKCIVCTGTACYIKGAPELLDALKERFGLSIDETTEDGKLTLQAACCVGTCGLAPIASIDGHDAGKLSKEELLSKLEEAIHGHA; encoded by the coding sequence ATGAATCGTAAATCAAAACTCCCAGAACCCCCAACAACCGATCCGCGCTGGCGTGGAGTCCAAATTGTTATGCGGAAACATGGTCAGAGTCCTCATGCATTGATTGAATCGCTTCATGCGGTGCAGGATGCCTTCGGTTCTCTTGATCGTCAATCGTTGGCCTACGTCGCGCAAGCACTCGGTGTACCCCTTAGCAAAGCCTACGGGGTCGCGACTTTCTATCAATTCTTCACACTTAAACCTCCGGGCAAGCACAAATGTATCGTCTGCACCGGCACGGCTTGCTACATCAAGGGAGCACCTGAGTTGCTGGATGCTCTGAAGGAGCGATTCGGACTCTCGATCGACGAAACTACTGAAGACGGCAAGCTGACTTTGCAGGCAGCGTGTTGCGTCGGAACGTGCGGACTTGCCCCTATTGCCAGTATTGACGGGCACGACGCAGGTAAGCTCTCGAAAGAAGAGTTGCTGAGCAAACTAGAAGAGGCGATTCATGGTCACGCTTGA
- a CDS encoding carboxypeptidase regulatory-like domain-containing protein, which yields MTKGSFSNRALFMISAVLLLSTTAFAVTQADVLRLKEKAARGEAFTIAERQLAADAQQQLGSKFTWPLQSNPRAPHNPLDEYIVAETAYEWIDITGNGNNANIVGDDQTVGPFNLGFSFPYYDFSYTQVYMTSNGWATFQDQGGWSQYWNEPIPNNIDPSAALYIFWDDLYPPSGGQYYYYADAANQRFIMSWINVPHIGTTDEVYSFQIVLTPDGLIRYNYQLVSVEGFYGNLSCTVGIENENSTDGLQVCYEGTGLLPTTGMSLLIGQPDGVPAPVTNLAAVVNGHDVTLTWTDPTQDTNGNPLTLTNLQVWSGRPGSGTLMATVAPGVQTALLANLNDGSRSIYVRAYANPYYGAADRVNIIVGTPSYANNFDVDDGMWTTNTGWAWRTPTNFNMPGPNSPPNTWGTDFPNGYPDFSDYSLQLDLGLTVANPDAMIEFYCWYDAEFFWDGCNFKVSVDNGDTWTIAQPVGGYPVNALNTGTANPLAGEPAWSGQSMGWQYVNIPLGAYEGQAPIFRFHFGADEVVSGFAGIYIDDVIIWGLAPPVLTTISGNVTLDGGNGTITSVQVRADGIGSPSTTPAGNGSYTLANVLVGNRRIRGILPGYHTATQIVAVPEGGINGVNLTLTRLDPPAPTNLTGSVNNATGLVSLDWDNSVDPLVDGYRVYRRLAGEQDFVQVGTSVASAFQETLTSDGIYQYTVTAVDNDVSVPVQSPRSNQVTVLFGELPVTQLGANGNFDDRIRLSWLTPGTLEGTELFYDDGTAEAFYVVAFPAGPSDYFCVRMTPPDDAAYPLMIYSVTVFVEDQIEIPWIGICPPMPGGEGADVSNAYYEWTGLSADASPGWVMAETDGGVFLSEPGDFYIAYQFPPGMNDQPAVGSDETQVDNRSYWTQDPNGFWNLWNWHDWMMRAWLGGPPPEGGLSLNQEFYMLSTGTPGGYAIDRVPSLPTSGDMNSSRVITGGDVKDLIARGPVATSQVPRNPLDRWFAPYVEAPSVELVTRDPRRPLDDIVNYRVYRGGTMIAQPVETNYTDLNRIENTQYSYYVTAMYDNGVESPPSPTRTAMCNMAPAAPSGLTGVPVGNTQMALAWVAPTTNRDGTPLVDLAQYRVYRNGVQIGTTAPGVTTFTDTPPQNDGFYTWTVTAQDEVPNISNPSPPFVGAVVSPFESVDYEWVDISGIGTELTFEWWGATAGPIELGFSYPYLDQEYSQVYISPGGWASFIPVQGYFFSEPIPGPFEPHAAIYPFWDELTAGLDGGRVLTYQDAAEDRFIITWENLPHLWDFSFRYTFQLILEEGGAAIFNYHTIPADGWPGNTDCTVGVEDATSESAIQVYFNGAGAIAPQSQTSIAFWAGPSGTITGIIREFGSNVPLQNVRVTVDQVPDLFVFTDAAGVYLLEVEPGTYTVRVHLQGYCDQNASNVVVEDDGTATRNFVLRQPNAAFSVTSLNVLSVVGQNATAQFEISNPQGQCDLEYSITTSQAWLTVSNPTGTIAANQSQLITVTGATAEFAPGDYNATIFVAHNDHNSPLNIPVTVSQASSVENNPELPSRFALHQNYPNPFNASTVLSFDVPQESKVTLVLYNVQGQEVARPIDRLMAAGRHAIHFDAGNLPTGMYLVKMNAGDFSAVHKMVLLK from the coding sequence ATGACGAAAGGGAGTTTCTCGAATCGTGCGCTGTTTATGATCAGCGCAGTTTTATTGCTCTCAACCACCGCGTTCGCCGTAACACAAGCGGACGTATTGAGGTTGAAGGAAAAGGCGGCTCGAGGTGAAGCGTTCACCATAGCCGAACGGCAGCTTGCCGCAGACGCTCAGCAGCAGCTTGGCAGCAAGTTCACTTGGCCGCTGCAGTCCAATCCGCGCGCCCCCCACAATCCGCTCGATGAGTACATCGTCGCAGAAACAGCCTATGAGTGGATAGACATCACGGGAAACGGAAACAACGCCAATATCGTGGGCGATGATCAGACTGTCGGTCCGTTCAACCTCGGATTCAGCTTTCCCTATTACGATTTCAGCTATACGCAGGTCTACATGACCTCAAATGGCTGGGCAACTTTTCAAGATCAAGGCGGATGGTCACAGTATTGGAACGAACCGATCCCGAACAATATAGATCCCAGTGCGGCTCTCTATATTTTCTGGGACGACCTCTATCCTCCGTCCGGCGGTCAGTACTACTACTACGCAGATGCCGCCAACCAGCGCTTCATTATGAGCTGGATCAATGTTCCGCATATCGGGACGACCGATGAGGTTTACTCATTCCAAATCGTCTTGACTCCGGATGGTCTTATCCGGTACAACTATCAGCTCGTCAGCGTGGAAGGCTTCTACGGCAACCTCTCGTGCACGGTCGGTATTGAAAACGAAAACAGTACCGATGGTCTGCAGGTTTGCTACGAAGGCACCGGACTGTTACCGACCACCGGAATGTCTCTCCTCATCGGGCAGCCGGACGGCGTCCCTGCTCCAGTTACTAATCTCGCGGCCGTAGTCAATGGTCACGATGTCACGTTGACTTGGACAGACCCGACGCAGGATACAAACGGCAATCCGCTCACTTTGACCAATCTGCAGGTGTGGTCCGGCCGGCCCGGAAGCGGCACTCTAATGGCAACGGTTGCGCCCGGAGTGCAGACCGCCTTGCTTGCCAACTTGAACGACGGATCGCGCTCAATTTATGTTCGTGCTTATGCCAATCCTTATTATGGCGCCGCCGACAGAGTGAACATTATTGTCGGGACGCCGAGCTATGCGAACAACTTCGACGTGGATGACGGCATGTGGACTACGAATACAGGATGGGCTTGGCGCACTCCCACGAACTTCAATATGCCAGGGCCTAATTCCCCGCCGAACACGTGGGGCACCGACTTCCCGAATGGCTACCCCGACTTCTCCGACTACTCGTTGCAACTCGACCTCGGATTGACTGTCGCTAATCCCGACGCCATGATCGAGTTCTATTGTTGGTACGACGCCGAGTTCTTCTGGGATGGCTGCAATTTCAAGGTGTCGGTGGATAATGGCGACACGTGGACTATTGCTCAGCCTGTCGGCGGCTATCCAGTGAACGCTCTGAATACCGGCACGGCGAATCCGCTCGCGGGTGAGCCGGCTTGGAGCGGACAGTCGATGGGATGGCAGTATGTAAACATCCCGCTCGGAGCTTATGAGGGCCAAGCTCCAATCTTCCGCTTTCACTTCGGGGCCGACGAAGTCGTTTCGGGCTTCGCAGGAATCTATATCGATGACGTCATCATTTGGGGATTGGCACCGCCTGTGCTCACGACAATCTCCGGTAACGTCACGCTAGATGGTGGAAACGGAACGATAACGTCTGTTCAAGTGAGGGCGGACGGTATCGGAAGCCCAAGCACAACTCCGGCGGGCAACGGTAGCTACACCCTTGCAAATGTCTTGGTCGGCAATCGTCGAATACGCGGAATACTCCCGGGCTATCACACTGCCACGCAGATTGTCGCGGTGCCTGAAGGCGGGATAAACGGAGTCAATCTGACTCTGACTCGACTTGACCCCCCCGCTCCGACTAATCTCACGGGGTCGGTGAATAACGCGACGGGTCTCGTATCACTTGATTGGGACAATTCGGTCGATCCGCTCGTAGATGGATACCGAGTTTATCGTCGGCTTGCCGGTGAGCAGGACTTCGTTCAAGTCGGTACGTCCGTCGCTTCGGCGTTTCAAGAGACGTTGACTTCCGACGGTATCTATCAATATACTGTGACTGCCGTTGACAACGACGTTTCCGTTCCCGTTCAATCGCCGCGCTCAAATCAAGTCACCGTTCTCTTTGGTGAGTTGCCGGTCACGCAATTAGGAGCTAACGGGAATTTCGATGACCGCATTCGATTGTCCTGGTTGACTCCTGGAACTCTGGAAGGCACTGAGTTGTTCTACGACGACGGAACAGCTGAAGCGTTTTATGTGGTAGCTTTCCCCGCAGGTCCCTCGGACTATTTCTGTGTTCGGATGACCCCGCCTGACGATGCCGCGTATCCGCTTATGATCTACAGCGTCACGGTCTTTGTCGAGGATCAAATCGAGATTCCGTGGATCGGGATTTGCCCCCCGATGCCTGGCGGAGAAGGCGCGGATGTCAGCAACGCATATTACGAATGGACAGGATTGTCTGCCGATGCGTCACCGGGTTGGGTGATGGCGGAAACAGATGGCGGCGTCTTTCTTAGCGAACCGGGCGACTTCTACATTGCCTACCAATTCCCGCCGGGCATGAATGATCAGCCTGCTGTCGGTTCTGACGAAACACAGGTCGACAACCGCTCTTATTGGACACAAGATCCTAACGGCTTCTGGAACCTGTGGAACTGGCATGACTGGATGATGCGTGCGTGGCTCGGCGGACCGCCTCCTGAAGGTGGCCTGTCGCTGAATCAAGAGTTTTATATGCTCTCGACGGGCACGCCTGGCGGCTACGCGATTGATCGCGTGCCATCGCTGCCCACGTCAGGGGACATGAACAGCTCTCGTGTCATCACAGGCGGAGATGTTAAGGATCTCATCGCACGTGGCCCCGTTGCCACCTCGCAAGTTCCGCGAAATCCACTTGACCGCTGGTTTGCGCCTTATGTCGAAGCTCCCTCGGTGGAGCTTGTCACGCGTGATCCTCGTCGTCCGTTGGATGACATTGTCAATTACCGCGTCTATCGCGGTGGCACGATGATCGCGCAGCCTGTGGAGACGAACTATACCGACTTGAACCGTATTGAGAATACTCAGTACTCGTATTACGTGACCGCGATGTATGATAACGGAGTTGAGTCTCCGCCTTCGCCGACTCGTACTGCAATGTGCAATATGGCACCGGCTGCCCCGTCCGGCCTCACCGGAGTGCCCGTTGGCAACACCCAGATGGCGCTCGCTTGGGTCGCGCCGACAACGAATCGCGACGGTACACCTCTCGTAGATTTGGCTCAGTATAGAGTGTATCGTAACGGAGTCCAGATCGGCACGACCGCACCGGGCGTTACAACCTTCACGGATACTCCTCCGCAGAACGATGGTTTCTATACTTGGACTGTGACCGCGCAAGATGAAGTTCCCAATATATCGAATCCGTCGCCACCCTTTGTCGGTGCTGTGGTGAGTCCGTTTGAATCAGTGGACTATGAGTGGGTGGACATCTCTGGTATCGGCACCGAATTGACATTTGAGTGGTGGGGAGCAACAGCAGGTCCGATCGAGCTGGGCTTCAGCTATCCTTATCTCGATCAGGAGTACTCGCAGGTCTATATCTCACCCGGAGGTTGGGCTTCGTTCATTCCCGTTCAAGGGTACTTCTTCAGTGAGCCAATCCCCGGTCCATTTGAGCCGCATGCTGCGATCTACCCGTTCTGGGACGAACTGACCGCCGGGCTGGATGGCGGGCGAGTCTTGACCTATCAAGACGCTGCGGAAGATCGATTCATCATCACTTGGGAGAATCTGCCGCATCTTTGGGACTTTAGCTTCCGTTACACCTTCCAGTTGATTCTTGAGGAAGGTGGTGCCGCGATCTTCAACTACCATACCATTCCTGCAGATGGCTGGCCCGGAAATACGGACTGCACGGTTGGTGTCGAGGATGCCACCAGTGAAAGTGCCATTCAAGTATACTTCAATGGTGCGGGTGCCATCGCTCCGCAGAGCCAGACTTCGATTGCCTTCTGGGCGGGTCCGTCCGGCACGATCACTGGAATCATCCGCGAATTTGGTTCAAACGTTCCGTTGCAAAACGTGCGCGTGACGGTGGATCAGGTTCCAGACTTGTTTGTTTTTACAGATGCTGCGGGAGTGTATCTGCTTGAAGTGGAACCGGGAACCTATACAGTTCGAGTTCACCTGCAAGGCTACTGCGATCAGAACGCCAGCAATGTCGTGGTCGAGGACGATGGAACTGCCACGCGTAACTTTGTGTTGCGGCAGCCTAATGCCGCGTTCAGCGTGACTTCATTGAACGTGCTTTCGGTCGTCGGACAGAATGCAACCGCTCAGTTCGAAATCTCAAATCCGCAAGGCCAGTGTGATCTTGAATACTCCATCACAACGAGTCAAGCGTGGCTTACCGTCTCCAATCCCACAGGAACCATTGCTGCTAACCAGTCACAGCTCATTACGGTAACGGGTGCCACTGCGGAATTTGCTCCCGGTGATTATAACGCAACTATCTTTGTCGCGCATAACGATCACAACAGTCCGCTGAATATCCCTGTAACAGTCAGTCAGGCTTCTTCTGTTGAAAACAATCCCGAACTACCTTCGCGGTTCGCGCTTCATCAGAATTACCCCAATCCGTTCAATGCCTCAACTGTTCTGAGTTTTGACGTCCCGCAGGAGAGCAAAGTAACACTTGTATTGTACAACGTTCAAGGTCAGGAAGTCGCTCGTCCGATCGATAGGCTGATGGCTGCCGGACGGCACGCAATTCACTTCGATGCAGGAAATTTGCCGACCGGTATGTATCTGGTGAAGATGAATGCCGGCGACTTTTCCGCGGTCCACAAGATGGTTCTGCTGAAATAG
- a CDS encoding WYL domain-containing protein, which translates to MPDHSSLQRALRILQRLATHDRVTIDELYQLFDGEVTKRSLQRLMKSIEGANIPLSADIGAHGVHYWTLHRSFDFVPIVLEPDELLAAILLGQFRELFVGTRIGESLERVYERLEQIAPADSVEMMDAFVNLRDGFAFHEPGKVDLRPTGPALLELFRALLLRRVCEVSYNGKHYPVHPYSLLLHRGAIYAVVFQPFYKNWIYLNLSKLEKVDVQTEEFERDPAFSLSEFLKSNFGLWYAEPERVKLLFDKTVRPSIEGRLWHVSQKFEDTASGGFVMSMNVGVTEELIAWVLRWGTYVQVIEPNSLRETLAERMSIMLSFYRG; encoded by the coding sequence ATGCCTGATCATTCTTCCCTCCAACGCGCATTGCGGATTCTGCAGAGACTTGCCACTCACGACCGCGTCACGATCGATGAACTTTATCAACTGTTCGACGGCGAAGTCACAAAACGCTCACTCCAACGGCTCATGAAGTCCATCGAGGGAGCAAATATCCCTCTGTCAGCAGACATTGGGGCGCATGGCGTTCATTATTGGACTCTGCATAGGAGCTTTGACTTCGTCCCCATCGTTCTCGAACCTGATGAGTTGCTCGCCGCGATTCTACTTGGTCAATTCCGCGAACTGTTTGTCGGAACGCGAATCGGCGAAAGTTTAGAGAGAGTTTACGAACGGCTTGAGCAAATTGCGCCTGCCGACAGTGTAGAAATGATGGATGCGTTTGTCAATTTGCGAGACGGGTTTGCATTTCACGAACCCGGGAAGGTAGATCTTCGGCCGACAGGACCCGCCCTGCTTGAGTTGTTTCGGGCACTGTTGTTGCGAAGAGTCTGCGAAGTCAGTTACAATGGAAAACACTATCCAGTCCATCCCTACAGCCTGTTGCTGCATCGTGGCGCCATTTACGCCGTTGTTTTCCAACCTTTTTACAAGAACTGGATTTACCTCAACCTTTCGAAGCTTGAGAAAGTAGACGTTCAAACTGAAGAGTTCGAACGTGATCCCGCCTTTAGCTTGTCCGAATTCTTGAAATCCAACTTTGGACTGTGGTACGCGGAGCCTGAACGGGTGAAACTCCTGTTTGACAAGACGGTCAGACCCTCCATTGAGGGCAGATTGTGGCACGTATCACAGAAGTTTGAAGACACCGCGAGCGGCGGTTTTGTGATGTCGATGAATGTGGGTGTGACAGAAGAGTTGATCGCGTGGGTATTGAGATGGGGAACATATGTGCAGGTTATTGAGCCGAACTCATTGCGCGAAACTCTTGCTGAACGGATGTCCATAATGCTTTCTTTCTATCGAGGTTGA
- a CDS encoding permease-like cell division protein FtsX: MRLLLKLTWRSMLARPTLTVLAILLLAVSTALLYGLFVSVKALSAVKSSLIENLAIEIELSNPSDSTRLAMESRLRQRPDVLDVKSLSARDVLDEIELELGESLSDVLTENPFPPILRVKLLAPNPHLSKLFVEEVAAWPGVLRVVYPRDLWAKFDNWIASLKGRIGYLSLLFALFGWVLGGLSLRAILRNRRSAWQLFLLLGLRTRDLLIVQLLLAVTLGLLGGLLAATVLQSAFVIGAWLFAMPLHAPAGSIFGCVALCIVLAISANVWTPRDVFES, from the coding sequence ATGAGATTGCTGCTGAAGCTCACCTGGCGGTCAATGCTGGCCAGGCCGACATTGACCGTGCTGGCAATTCTTCTGCTTGCCGTTTCGACCGCGTTGCTGTATGGCCTCTTTGTGTCCGTGAAGGCACTGAGTGCGGTTAAGAGTTCTCTGATTGAGAATCTGGCGATAGAGATTGAGCTTTCTAATCCCAGTGACTCTACCAGACTCGCAATGGAAAGCCGGCTTAGGCAGCGACCTGACGTATTGGACGTCAAGTCACTTTCTGCGCGCGATGTCCTCGATGAAATTGAGCTGGAGCTCGGTGAGTCGCTGAGCGATGTGTTAACCGAGAATCCTTTCCCTCCAATCTTGCGCGTCAAACTCCTTGCTCCGAATCCGCACTTGTCCAAACTGTTTGTTGAGGAGGTCGCAGCCTGGCCGGGTGTGCTTCGAGTCGTTTATCCCCGCGACCTCTGGGCAAAATTTGACAACTGGATAGCGTCGCTCAAGGGAAGAATCGGCTATCTTTCCTTGCTGTTCGCGCTTTTCGGATGGGTTCTTGGCGGACTGTCACTTCGGGCCATTCTTCGGAACCGCCGCTCGGCGTGGCAACTTTTTCTGCTGCTCGGACTGAGGACTCGTGACCTGCTCATCGTTCAGTTGCTTCTTGCAGTCACATTAGGTCTGTTGGGAGGGTTGCTTGCTGCGACTGTTTTGCAGTCCGCCTTTGTGATAGGTGCTTGGCTATTCGCGATGCCACTGCATGCCCCTGCCGGCTCTATCTTCGGGTGCGTCGCGCTTTGCATCGTTCTCGCGATCTCTGCAAACGTATGGACCCCGCGCGATGTGTTTGAGTCTTAG
- a CDS encoding ATP-binding cassette domain-containing protein, whose product MTSKHNPVVRLQNLAVLAGGKTVVSGIDLELVSGEFLIIEGPTGSGKTSLVRVLYGGLEPSAGYGEVVSIPLRPLTRSQKPQLRRKLGIVTQHPQFLDEENVLENVVLPLRIQGVPNAECRSRGTKALLEAGLSGAAMRYSHQLSGGEQARLQVARALIHEPLLLLADEPFAHLDSESVELIESLLSFAHARGTTIVLTTHRPTQLAARARRLLIEHGRLTS is encoded by the coding sequence GTGACAAGCAAACACAATCCTGTCGTCCGTCTTCAGAATCTCGCCGTCTTGGCAGGTGGCAAGACTGTTGTATCAGGTATCGATCTTGAGCTGGTGAGCGGGGAGTTCCTTATCATTGAGGGTCCGACTGGAAGTGGCAAAACGTCACTGGTTCGAGTTCTTTACGGTGGGCTTGAGCCATCTGCTGGTTACGGTGAAGTTGTTTCGATTCCGTTGCGGCCTTTGACGAGGTCTCAGAAACCGCAGTTGCGCCGAAAGCTTGGCATCGTTACACAGCATCCCCAGTTCCTCGACGAAGAGAACGTGCTTGAAAACGTTGTTCTACCCCTACGGATACAGGGGGTGCCAAACGCGGAGTGTCGATCCCGTGGGACCAAAGCGTTGCTTGAGGCAGGCTTGAGCGGCGCGGCGATGCGCTATTCGCATCAACTCTCCGGCGGCGAACAGGCGCGGCTGCAGGTGGCAAGAGCGTTGATTCACGAACCACTCTTGCTCTTGGCCGATGAGCCATTTGCCCATCTTGATAGCGAATCTGTCGAGTTGATCGAGTCACTCTTGTCGTTCGCCCATGCCCGTGGCACGACCATAGTTTTGACGACTCATCGACCGACTCAATTGGCCGCAAGGGCGCGCAGACTCTTGATCGAGCACGGACGGCTGACGTCATGA